From the Trypanosoma brucei brucei TREU927 chromosome 6, complete sequence genome, the window CGTTGATGTGCCCCCGCTGTAGCTTCTGCAACCACCAGCCACAACTAAAGCGACCTCATCATATGAAGAAGGGCACATGGTCTTCAGTACGGAAAGGCGACAGAACTCCACGGCCTGCGCAAGTGAAGAAATCGAGCAGTTTACGTCTAGGGCGAAAATAGTTGAGGTACGGAAAGCCATATTGGAAGGTTTACCGTTATATAATCTTTTCGttcttacacacacacactttctttttttcttggtagTTTTATTATACTTTCTTTCAGTCCCCTACGCGAGCAGCAATCAGCGGTTCCCTGTGGTGTAAACTGTTGTGTACCTTTCCAGATTGATACCAGATGTCACCGTGTAAaggtaataataaatgagcacaagcaagcaaacagaggaagaagaaggaagaaagcgtgAAAAATTGTTTGAAGAGATAAAaacgctttttttcttttaaaatgtGCAGGTGTATTTTCAGAAAGAGCAGCGGATTACTTTAAAGATTGGACGAAACCCGTCACCGGATCAAAACATATCGTAGATTGCTCATCTATCCGacataaatatgtaaataattaaacaaatacatatacgaatatatatatatatatataacgcAATGAAAAGAGTGTTGAGGGGTTGGAAGTCGGAATATTTACTGGCATATTGAAGCGCTGCTGGCTGGCAGAAGACGTAAAAGCGAATCGAAGAAAAGGCACGAAGgatgagaaaaagagaagtgtgTATTGTGGGGGTAGAAACATTTCAAGTTTATCCTTACGCTCCACGCACACATTTTTATGATTCTTATTGCTTCTTCACAAAACCCCCACTATACGTACGAAACGAGagagaaggtaaaagaaaaaagggggaaacggGCGCCATTAAAACTTCTCTCAACATTACGCTTTCAGTTTCTCAAGATGGTTAGCGAGAGACGTCTTCTCTGCATGTAACAACCGAATGGCCTTACTAGCCATCATTTGATATACAATTAACTCCACTCGCTCCTCATTAAGCACACGCAGCTGCCGGTTCGCCTTGTCAAGTTGCTCCTGCAGATACGCATCGCCTACATTGATTGACTGCGACAAGCCACTGGAAGGGGTCCCCCTTCTCGGTGAATCCAACGACAATGGAAGGGCATCCTCACATGCTGCACTGGGCTGGAAACTGATATAATCGGTGCCCTTCAGCTTCGCGTTATCAATAGAAAGTTCAGTCACGCGCTGCGTTAGTTCTTTGTTCTCCATTATATGTTTCAGCGATTCCGCACGGAGTTTCTGCGCCAAGACGTTCACCTTGTTCTTCTCTAGAGCAAGAAATTGTGCAAGTTCCACACGCTCCTTATCAGTGCGCTTCAAGTCGGCATCAAGCTTCTCTATAGCACGCCTCATTTTCATTGTCAAAGATCGCCAGTCATTAGCATCATCACCGCCCATcgcaactgctgctgctgctgcaccaGACGCAGTGGAAGTGCCACTAACAGGTCCGGTACCGCCCAGCTGCGAACTCTCGCGCCGTAACATATCGTTCTCAGATGTGAGAATCTTGATCCGTTCCTCAAGTACACGAATACGATCCTCGTAAGCTGTCCGCTCTTCCGACAAGGCGGTCTCCAGCGTCCTGTCATTCTTTGAGTCGAGATCGGCAAGCAATTGGTAATAGAGAGCTTTGTAGTCCAGAATCTCATGTCGCTTGGCATCCTGTTTAATCTGAATTGCCCTCTGACCAAACATAATAGCGCCCAAAGTCTCCTCAGTAGAATCATCGCAGGGGCTACAGTTTACAACAATGGACGTGTTGCCGTTACCAAGCAAAGAGTATTGCAAAATACGAGTGAGTTTCGACTCGCGGAACGGGGCGTGCTGAGACCCACTTTCAGTCAACGCCGCAACAACCTTCCCCAGCACGAGCAGACTCCCGTTAATATGCGTTGCCTCATCCAGCGTTTTTCCTTCAGCATTGGTTCGGCTGGCACGCTCGCTTCCCGCTAAGTCACAAACGACGAGACGACCTTGTAGTGCTATTACTGGTTCATTGTTAGCCTTAGCACTGCTCAGATCCACCGTCTTCACCTTAGCAGACCGTGTGAGGTTGAAATTAAACACGGTGTGGGAACGGGAGCTGGTATTGTTCATTTTGGTGCTGGTCATCTCCTTACGGTCCATTCCCTCATAAAAGTACTTGAGACAATCTTCATAGCTTTCCACTTTCCTTTCGATCGACGCGCCAGACGCCTCCGTAACTAGCACCACATCACCGCGACCCTCAGGGCCAAGTTGAATTCGTACACGCCCTCCTTGGGGATCTAACAGATCCGTCAGCATTTCATTATACAATTGAACATAACTTACGGTGCAAGAGTAGTCGTATTCCGTATCAGCCTGGAAACGATCCCATATATCACGAAGACTCTGCTGTAGCACACCAGGTTTCTCTGGGTCATTATTACTGATGGTAAATGTTTTACCGGAACCTGTTTGACCGTAGACAAAAAGCACGCCATGCTGACCATCAAATGCAGCATCCACAGCCCCACGTGCAACCTCATTGTAAATCGTCTGTTGTGTGCATTCCGGATCGAAGACACgattaaaaagaaacgacTTTGTTCCTTTGCGCGCAGAACCTCCTCTTGTTATTGTAACGCGCTGCGGGTCAGAAGGATCACACACAAGATTATTGAAAGTTCCTCCCTTTAACTCACGCGGGACGGGCGGCCTCACTCGAAGAAAAACCGAAATGTTCTTCGGAGCTGCCTTGCCGCTGAGTGGTTTTGCCATAATGGTGATATcctgttgccttttctatctccttcccccccctcaaTTCTTATGCACAATATACCGAGCAACTGAACGACTAAATGGATCccagtttttcttctttaaagCGGAGGAAAGTCAACTCCCTTCCTGTATGATCCACCCTAGCAATTGAATTCTCACAAATTTTAAAGCTGAAGAAAAGCAACgacgtatatatgtatattgacctgtgtttgtgcttaCGTAAATGCCTAAAAACAGATCAAGGCGCCACCTGTAACTCACCTAATACTGTTTGGTCTCCGATACTTTtctgtcttgtttttttttccccactgCTGATGTTGCTCTATCTTACCTTCTGTATTTCTACCGACAGTACACACGGCAATATTTcgatatatgtatgtatatatgtatatatgtactcGCCTGTGTTTGTACCTATTCGTATATTCCGTTTAACTCCCTTtgctttgccttttttttcttttcttctacactttgcttcccccttttctttactctaTTTCAATTAACCTTTGCGTACAACTTTTGCTTGTCCACCACCTTTGGTTTGGTACActacaaatatatgtatacaaatatacGAAGTAGCGCttgatatatatttatatatttatatatgtgtttaaTGAGCAGCTAGTTTATAACGACGGTATTTACACGTGATGCAATTCGTATTCGTTTCTCCTCGcgcctttcctttccttttttttctccccccttccccccaccccgcaggaaagaaaaatttctccctttacgagttatatatgtgtttgtatttgtattattttccctgTTTTACTTTGTTCAATTTCGGCTTAGTGGAAGGGAGCGCCTTACGTTAGACGCTGTACCCcagtaataaaataaaacaaagaaaaacaagtgcgaatattaaataataataataatagtagtagtagtaaacttaaagggggaaaagaaaaaaagagacaatgCTGAACGCTTAACCTTTGAAAGGATACGAAGCACCAAAAATGTAACAAtacgagagagagagagggagggagagaaagaaagaaagaaaaacaaaaaaaaaaaataaataaggaaaggaaggaaggaaggaacatGGAGTGAAGTGCAGGTAACATTTAAAGGCGTAcgagaaaacagaaagataACAACAAAGTAACGATAGAAGCGACAATATTAAACATCTCTACAAACATGTGGATGCGTACGTTTACACtcttatatattatatattatatatcaTATATAATATAAACACCTCGACAGACACagttgcagcaacaccacaTCCCGCCAATGAaaactttatttttatttttttcagtgaagagaggaatgaaaaaaaagaaagggaaagagcctgccccaaaaaaaaaaaaagtacaaaagCATCACAAGCATAAtacgacaaaaacaaaaacacgtGAACACAAGCTTTTAGAACAACCTCTTAATGTTATTCATAaaggtgaggaaaagaaaaggttgcCGTACACAAGTGAAAAAGTGAACCACATAAGTATTTTGCATGTGTGatgatatttttaaaaacctACGCAAGCATCTATAAAAATTttcacaagaaaaataaaaaaagaaaaaaaaaaggcacctTTGCAACTGCATTACTTCACGACAGTTTGGCACTCAAAATGTGTATGGACAGGagtaagaagaaaggaaaggtaaAACAAGCGACGCGTAATAAGTTCTCCATCTAAAATAACGATTTGataacagaagaaaaaaaaaatgaaaatcaCGTTAGACAAAAATACATGTAGCaaaacaccaccactaccaccatCATCAACAGCGTCAACAGTACAAGGCCAAACaacataacaacaacaacaacaacacacacacacacacacacacacacacacacacacacacacgcacacaaacatacatacatgtatAGATATGCGTATGAACACATGTACATGCATTTACCGCAGCATTACCGTCTCGAAGCACTGAAATCTGCAATCTCTGCTTTCATCACTGCCCGAAGCACAGGTTCAGTGAACTCAGCACTATCGAAATTCCAGTGAAATCGATTGCTTGGCTGTATCTCTAAACCCTCATCCTCACATTTCTTCCGTATATCTCGCAACCAAGGGTGCGTCACAGCCTCCGCCGCCGTCATGCGTTCCTTTGGGTtgtacaacaacaacttgAGGAGAAAATCTTTAAATAACGCATACTCCTTTTCAGCAGCCGCGGCAATATCCGCTTCGGAAGCAGCACTACCGCCATCCTTCGCATTACCATGAGTTGTTGTACCTTCCATTTCATAATCATCCTCCGTTCCGTAACTAAATGCAGTTAAGTACGCCTGTTTCAGTGTTGGATGAACGCCCTCCAGTCCTAATGGTTTCCTCTTGGGTAATGAACGCAAATAAGCCAACGCTTCAGGTGAGCGTATGTGCTGCAAGTCCTGCTCAACTTGTGGCAAACCCAACGCATCCACTAAAAGGTTTAGTTGGTGGATGTAATCCCGACCTGGAAAAAGAGGACACCGCAATACAATTTCCGCTACAAGACATGCTACGCCCCACATGTCTACCGCTCCATCACAGTCATCACCAACCAAAAGCAGTTCAGGCGGCCGGTACCACCGCGTAACGACGTACGATGTCACATTTACACCGACACCTCGCGCCAGCCCGAAGTCGCACACCTTCACAACACAATCCGAGTCTGTCAATATATTCGCTGGTTTCAAATCACGGTGAATAATGTCCGCGCTGTGCATGTACTGTAGCGCACACAACAGCTGATACGTCAAATATTGACAATGAATACTCATCAATTGTACGTTAGGGGATTTAACCACCGTTTGCAAATCCGATGACATGAGCTCTGTTACCACATAAACATCAGAAAAGTCCTCACTCACTGGGCGAAAGACATCCCTCATCGAAATGATATTCGGATGTTTCAGGAATCTCAAAAGCTTCACCTCACGCAGCGTACGTTTGCCATCCACAACATCCGCAAACACGTTGCCAATTTTCTTAATAGCAACCTTATCGCCCGTTTCCGTGTCAATGGCACTACATACAATTCCATATGCACCGCGGCCAACGACATTATTCACTTCATAACGCCGTGGTACCTCCACCTTCCACTGGGTATTAAAAGTGTACGTCACTCGACCGTCTGCATCGGGACTGGACACATGCGTCAACATTCCCTCAACCTAAtggattatttattttaacaaCGTTAcactacacacaaacacacaaacacacacaaacacaacacagaTACAcacagaaataaataaataaaaatatatatatttgtgtaatTATGTGTGCAGCAATAAATTCCAACTCGCTACTGTGAGCCAAATAAAAACGAGTGCTGACAGTACTACTGAAGCCTCCTTAACGCTCAATTCCACCTCTTTGGggctgccttttttttttttaaatcacgCGGctaagccaaaaaaaaaaggaaaaaagggatgcgggaaacaaaagaaattgcaagaaaaaaaaaacactgacccttttccttttttttttgaacctGCCGCTGACGTTCCTGATATCTTCTTGTTTATCACTCGCTAAATCGCTCACCTTCTGTTTGCGGAGATGTGCGGATGATTATGTTTTCGTTTATTAATTGTACCTCCCTATTCGAtatgttttctttaattaatttttttcctcccctttcccttacCTAAATGTATTCACCAAAGAAattttcaaaagaaaaaaataataaaaggaacaacaacaaaaacaacaaaatggagTGAAGGAAACATTCAGTACATTTTATCAATCTTTTtgatcatatatatatatatatatatattatttatttatttttttgaatttctcACACGATCCCAAGAAACAAtccaacacatacacacacacacacacacagagagaggaTTGCGAATGGAGAAATAAACATGAAAGCAAACTAAAACCCACCCTTTTAAAATTAATCAAATATATCAGGCATCTTAACATGTTTCATACGCTTTTGTCACACATGTCACTGAAACACAAGTGTCTGCATAtgaatttatttttctattttatttatttttatttttttggaagagggaggaaaatgggatcttttattttttttttttattatttaattAAAAGCCTGTAAATGGAGATGTGAAAGACACATAAGTGTTAATAGCATTGAGAgtacaaacaagaaatacaacaaaaaccCTCATGCGTAGATGTTTATTTACCTAAACGTACgtacatatgcatatgtgtaAGCATTCATAATTATGTTACTGCTCTCcagctttttttaaaaaaaacaaaacaaaacaaaacaaaacaaaatgcatATACAACAGCAGAAACGAATCATTTTAAATTCCTTTCGACAcatcattcattcatttatcCTTGACGACTACAGtcacaacaaaacaatatcAAATTCAACATCATCAAAATGTTTCGTTAGCACTTCCCCGTCTTCCTCCagtccttttccttcttcttttttacataccttcatattttaaaataaatgaacctttactcttcttctttgttttttttctttgtcccccccccctattCCTACATTAAATGCTCATATCGAAACTGTTTCAAATCCTTTTTAATACTGCCACGTGTTTATGTCGatactttttaaaaaaaatttaaaaaattcttcAAATGGAATTATTTGGTACCGCTTCTCTTTTTGCCTCGCTTCATTGACTCATAAGAATGTAAATGTCTAAACATACTAAAtattgtatacatatataaataaataaataaataaatatatatatatatatataaatattctGTGTGTCTGTTCGGTGTCTATATTAAATGCTATGGgtgaaagaaagcaagaaaaagatagaggaaagagaagagaacaGAATACATTATCCTCGTAGCGAAagaatttttagaaaaaaaaaacaacatcaaaaaaaaataaataaatataattaaGTAAATAGAGCAAACAcatagcatatatatatatatatatatatatatatatatatatgtacgtgtgtgtagATAATTATT encodes:
- a CDS encoding kinesin, putative codes for the protein MAKPLSGKAAPKNISVFLRVRPPVPRELKGGTFNNLVCDPSDPQRVTITRGGSARKGTKSFLFNRVFDPECTQQTIYNEVARGAVDAAFDGQHGVLFVYGQTGSGKTFTISNNDPEKPGVLQQSLRDIWDRFQADTEYDYSCTVSYVQLYNEMLTDLLDPQGGRVRIQLGPEGRGDVVLVTEASGASIERKVESYEDCLKYFYEGMDRKEMTSTKMNNTSSRSHTVFNFNLTRSAKVKTVDLSSAKANNEPVIALQGRLVVCDLAGSERASRTNAEGKTLDEATHINGSLLVLGKVVAALTESGSQHAPFRESKLTRILQYSLLGNGNTSIVVNCSPCDDSTEETLGAIMFGQRAIQIKQDAKRHEILDYKALYYQLLADLDSKNDRTLETALSEERTAYEDRIRVLEERIKILTSENDMLRRESSQLGGTGPVSGTSTASGAAAAAVAMGGDDANDWRSLTMKMRRAIEKLDADLKRTDKERVELAQFLALEKNKVNVLAQKLRAESLKHIMENKELTQRVTELSIDNAKLKGTDYISFQPSAACEDALPLSLDSPRRGTPSSGLSQSINVGDAYLQEQLDKANRQLRVLNEERVELIVYQMMASKAIRLLHAEKTSLANHLEKLKA
- a CDS encoding mitogen-activated protein kinase, putative translates to MLTHVSSPDADGRVTYTFNTQWKVEVPRRYEVNNVVGRGAYGIVCSAIDTETGDKVAIKKIGNVFADVVDGKRTLREVKLLRFLKHPNIISMRDVFRPVSEDFSDVYVVTELMSSDLQTVVKSPNVQLMSIHCQYLTYQLLCALQYMHSADIIHRDLKPANILTDSDCVVKVCDFGLARGVGVNVTSYVVTRWYRPPELLLVGDDCDGAVDMWGVACLVAEIVLRCPLFPGRDYIHQLNLLVDALGLPQVEQDLQHIRSPEALAYLRSLPKRKPLGLEGVHPTLKQAYLTAFSYGTEDDYEMEGTTTHGNAKDGGSAASEADIAAAAEKEYALFKDFLLKLLLYNPKERMTAAEAVTHPWLRDIRKKCEDEGLEIQPSNRFHWNFDSAEFTEPVLRAVMKAEIADFSASRR